In Alloyangia pacifica, the following proteins share a genomic window:
- a CDS encoding NAD(P)H-dependent glycerol-3-phosphate dehydrogenase — MIGVLGAGAFGTALAVALAQDGRKVMLWGRDADTMGAMAQSRQTARLPGVTLPEGIEVTADLARASTAETLLLAVPMQTLSSVLGSIAQPLEGQKLVACCKGIDLATGEGPSHVIAHAKPGALPAILTGPSFAADIARGLPTALTLACADAEAGMVLQHVLSTKTLRLYRSTDVTGAEVGGALKNVMAIACGACIGAGFGDSARAALMTRGFAEMTRLAVHLGAKSETITGLSGLGDLALTCTSELSRNYRYGQALGRAEGFDPSVTVEGAATARAVAALAARDGLPMPVSGVVAALTEGTVTIAEALEELLSRPLKEE, encoded by the coding sequence ATGATTGGCGTTCTGGGCGCGGGTGCCTTTGGCACAGCGCTGGCCGTGGCGCTGGCGCAGGACGGCCGGAAGGTGATGCTTTGGGGCCGCGACGCGGACACCATGGGCGCGATGGCGCAAAGCCGCCAGACCGCCCGCCTGCCCGGGGTGACACTGCCTGAAGGGATCGAGGTCACCGCCGATCTCGCCCGCGCCTCGACCGCCGAGACGCTGCTGCTCGCGGTGCCGATGCAGACGCTTTCGTCCGTATTGGGGTCGATTGCCCAGCCGCTCGAGGGGCAGAAGCTGGTCGCCTGCTGCAAGGGCATCGATCTGGCGACCGGCGAGGGGCCGAGCCATGTGATCGCCCATGCCAAGCCCGGCGCCCTGCCCGCCATCCTCACCGGCCCGAGCTTTGCCGCCGACATTGCCCGCGGCCTGCCGACGGCGCTGACGCTGGCCTGCGCGGACGCCGAGGCGGGGATGGTGCTGCAGCACGTGCTCTCGACCAAGACGCTGAGGCTCTACCGCAGCACGGATGTCACCGGCGCCGAGGTCGGCGGCGCCCTGAAGAACGTCATGGCCATCGCCTGCGGCGCCTGCATCGGCGCCGGCTTCGGCGACAGCGCCCGCGCCGCGCTGATGACCCGTGGCTTCGCCGAGATGACCAGGCTCGCGGTGCATCTGGGAGCAAAATCAGAGACGATCACGGGGCTTTCGGGCCTTGGCGACCTGGCGCTCACCTGCACCTCGGAGTTGTCGCGCAACTACCGCTACGGCCAGGCGCTCGGCCGCGCCGAGGGATTCGACCCCTCGGTCACCGTCGAGGGCGCCGCCACTGCCCGCGCCGTCGCCGCGCTCGCGGCGCGTGACGGACTCCCCATGCCGGTCTCGGGCGTTGTCGCCGCGCTGACCGAGGGCACAGTCACCATCGCCGAGGCTCTGGAAGAGCTTCTGTCTCGACCCCTGAAGGAGGAATGA
- a CDS encoding YciI family protein, translating into MLVALFAKDKPGALQIRKDTRAEHLAYIDRTGVVAQAGPLLDDAGEMAGSLVILDVADMAAAQDWADKDPYALAGLFETVTLTAWKKVIG; encoded by the coding sequence ATGCTCGTCGCGCTTTTCGCCAAGGACAAACCCGGTGCCCTGCAGATCCGCAAGGATACCCGTGCGGAACATCTCGCCTACATTGATCGCACCGGCGTGGTCGCACAGGCGGGACCGCTGCTGGATGACGCCGGCGAGATGGCCGGCAGTCTGGTCATCCTCGACGTCGCGGACATGGCCGCGGCGCAGGACTGGGCCGACAAGGATCCCTATGCGCTGGCTGGCCTCTTCGAGACCGTCACGCTGACCGCGTGGAAAAAGGTCATCGGGTGA
- a CDS encoding EVE domain-containing protein, giving the protein MRYWLFKSEPSTWSWEDQVAKGDAGEEWDGVRNYQARNFMREMKLGDRGFFYHSQSEKAVVGIIEICAEVHPDSKADDPRWECVDIKAVETLPTPVTLEEIKTDPALSEMALIKQSRLSVQPVTEAEFLHICAKGGLKS; this is encoded by the coding sequence ATGAGATACTGGCTCTTCAAGTCCGAGCCCTCGACCTGGTCCTGGGAGGACCAGGTCGCGAAGGGCGACGCGGGCGAGGAATGGGACGGCGTCCGCAACTACCAGGCCCGCAACTTCATGCGCGAGATGAAACTCGGCGACCGCGGCTTCTTCTACCACTCGCAGAGCGAGAAGGCGGTTGTCGGCATCATCGAGATCTGCGCCGAGGTGCACCCCGACAGCAAGGCCGATGACCCGCGCTGGGAATGCGTGGACATCAAGGCTGTCGAGACGCTGCCGACCCCGGTCACGCTCGAAGAAATCAAGACCGACCCGGCGCTCTCGGAGATGGCGCTGATCAAGCAGTCGCGCCTGTCGGTACAACCGGTGACCGAGGCCGAGTTCTTACACATCTGCGCCAAGGGCGGGCTGAAGTCCTGA
- a CDS encoding DUF2853 family protein: MGKRDDLIEKYAADLREKCGTEPDMDLLTQVTIGCGPSIYDTDASTVAASEAHELETVKDNFLVKKLGLEDGPELMEAINAVVDTYGRSERNKYRAVVYYLLVKHFGKEGAYA; this comes from the coding sequence ATGGGCAAGCGAGACGATCTTATCGAGAAATACGCCGCGGACCTGCGTGAGAAGTGCGGCACGGAGCCAGACATGGATCTGCTTACCCAGGTCACCATCGGCTGCGGTCCGTCGATCTACGATACCGATGCCTCGACCGTTGCCGCCAGCGAAGCGCACGAGCTGGAGACTGTGAAGGACAACTTTCTGGTCAAGAAGCTGGGGCTCGAGGACGGGCCGGAACTGATGGAGGCGATCAATGCCGTGGTCGATACCTACGGGCGCTCCGAGCGCAACAAGTACCGGGCGGTGGTCTACTACCTGCTGGTGAAGCATTTCGGCAAGGAAGGCGCCTACGCCTGA